One window of the Tachypleus tridentatus isolate NWPU-2018 chromosome 10, ASM421037v1, whole genome shotgun sequence genome contains the following:
- the LOC143230897 gene encoding transcriptional regulator ERG homolog, with product MVYNGSGQIQLWQFLLDLLSDSENTNCIMWEGTNGEFKLTDPDEVARRWGARKSKPNMNYDKLSRALRYYYDKNIMTKVQGKRYTYKFQFHCLTQSHQPNTGDTAACKLQTDLLFPAYHLNKVNIDHLSARPMALISNSQPSLFGSATIPGHYWSTGPSGACNLKSYISSHTIPHLGHRANGSGSYYA from the exons ATGGTGTACAATG GTAGTGGTCAAATTCAACTTTGGCAGTTCCTATTAGATCTTCTATCTGACTCTGAGAATACAAACTGTATTATGTGGGAAGGAACCAACGGAGAATTCAAACTCACAGATCCTGATGAAGTTGCTCGCCGCTGGGGGGCGCGTAAGTCGAAACCGAACATGAATTACGACAAGTTAAGCCGAGCTTTACGTTATTACTACGACAAAAATATAATGACTAAAGTACAAGGGAAAAGATACACGTACAAGTTTCAATTCCACTGTTTGACTCAGTCTCATCAGCCTAATACAGGAGACACTGCAGCTTGTAAGTTACAAACAGATTTACTTTTTCCAGCATACCATTTGAACAAGGTAAACATAGACCATTTGAGTGCTAGACCAATGGCACTTATCAGTAATTCTCAACCTTCTTTGTTTGGATCAGCAACGATTCCTGGTCACTACTGGTCAACTGGACCATCTGGGGCCTGCAATCTGAAATCCTACATTTCTAGTCATACTATTCCACATCTCGGTCATCGGGCAAATGGATCAGGTAGCTATTATGCCTGA